A stretch of Leucobacter aridicollis DNA encodes these proteins:
- a CDS encoding ammonium transporter, which produces MEATEVWTLASSALVLIMTPGLALFYGGLVRVRSVVNMMLFSVSAMGVVGVLWILFGYSMSVFGDGDGWFAGNPLRDFGLVNTDPGEFIGVGFGAVFAMITTALISGAIADRVGLGSWVLFAGVWAKLVYFPVAAWVWGGGWIAQLGTWLGTPDVIDLAGGTAIHINAGAAALALALVVGKRRDFAPGAHRPHSIPLVTIGAALLWFGWIGFNAGLATDAATAGLILVNTLGAPAAAILGWLATDALRGRKPGVIGAASGAVAGLVAITPAAANLAPGFALLLGVLAGAACAFAIEWKFRLGFDDSLDVVGLHLVAGVLGTVYLGFFAFDDGLFTGGDAGLLLVQVISVLGVVVYSFAASLLIALGVKLTTGLRVPAEVEERGIDAAVHGEEAYAFDQDQRA; this is translated from the coding sequence ATGGAAGCCACAGAAGTCTGGACGCTCGCGAGCTCCGCGCTCGTACTCATCATGACGCCGGGGCTCGCGCTGTTCTACGGCGGGCTGGTGCGGGTGCGGTCGGTCGTCAACATGATGCTGTTCAGCGTGAGCGCGATGGGCGTCGTTGGCGTGCTCTGGATCCTGTTCGGGTACAGCATGAGCGTCTTCGGCGACGGGGATGGCTGGTTCGCCGGGAACCCGCTTCGCGATTTCGGCCTCGTGAACACGGACCCGGGTGAGTTCATCGGCGTCGGGTTCGGCGCGGTGTTCGCGATGATCACGACGGCGCTCATCTCGGGCGCGATCGCCGACCGCGTCGGTCTCGGATCGTGGGTGCTCTTTGCGGGGGTGTGGGCGAAGCTCGTCTACTTCCCTGTCGCGGCGTGGGTTTGGGGCGGCGGCTGGATCGCCCAGCTCGGCACGTGGCTCGGCACCCCGGACGTCATCGATCTCGCGGGCGGCACGGCGATCCACATCAACGCGGGAGCGGCGGCGCTCGCGCTCGCGCTCGTCGTCGGCAAGCGGCGCGACTTCGCTCCGGGGGCGCACCGGCCGCACTCGATCCCGCTCGTCACGATCGGGGCGGCGCTGCTGTGGTTCGGCTGGATCGGGTTCAACGCGGGCCTTGCTACGGACGCGGCGACGGCCGGCCTCATCCTGGTGAACACGCTCGGCGCCCCCGCCGCCGCGATTCTCGGCTGGCTCGCGACGGACGCGCTCCGCGGCCGCAAGCCCGGCGTCATCGGCGCAGCATCGGGCGCGGTCGCGGGTCTCGTCGCGATCACCCCGGCGGCGGCGAACCTGGCGCCCGGATTCGCGCTGCTGCTCGGCGTGCTCGCCGGCGCGGCCTGCGCCTTCGCGATCGAGTGGAAGTTCCGGCTCGGGTTCGACGACTCGCTCGACGTGGTCGGCCTGCACCTTGTCGCGGGCGTGCTCGGCACCGTGTATCTCGGGTTCTTCGCGTTCGACGACGGCCTGTTCACGGGCGGCGACGCGGGCCTGCTGCTCGTCCAGGTCATCTCGGTACTCGGCGTCGTCGTGTACTCGTTCGCGGCGTCGCTGCTCATCGCGCTCGGGGTCAAACTCACAACGGGCCTCCGGGTGCCAGCGGAGGTCGAGGAGCGCGGTATCGACGCTGCCGTTCATGGCGAGGAGGCGTACGCGTTCGATCAGGATCAGCGCGCGTAA
- a CDS encoding inositol monophosphatase family protein, with the protein MTDSVDVAALAGIAGSLAREVGEVIRAKRAAGVTVAQTKSSLTDVVTAADQEAERLLAAGLRRLRPDDGLLGEEGASTTGTTGVTWVVDPIDGTVNYLYDLPAYAVSVAATVEDGGPGTMSDGRRAVAGAVYVPTSGELFTAWEGGGAHLDGERLPGPADTELGRTLLATGFGYTVERRTEQVEVLRHVLPRVRDIRRMGSAAVDLCMLAAGRVDAYYERGLQPWDYAAAALIARESGAVVRGLGDALPGEELLIAGTPRISAELATLIEEAYRGM; encoded by the coding sequence ATGACTGATTCGGTTGATGTTGCAGCCCTTGCCGGTATCGCGGGCTCGCTCGCGCGTGAGGTCGGCGAGGTCATTCGCGCGAAGCGCGCGGCAGGGGTGACTGTCGCGCAGACCAAGTCGAGCCTCACCGATGTCGTGACCGCGGCGGACCAGGAGGCCGAGCGCCTCTTGGCGGCGGGCCTGCGCAGGCTGCGCCCCGATGATGGCCTCCTCGGCGAGGAGGGCGCGAGCACCACCGGCACCACCGGCGTGACCTGGGTTGTTGACCCGATCGACGGCACCGTGAACTATCTGTACGACCTGCCCGCGTACGCGGTGAGCGTGGCCGCGACCGTCGAAGACGGCGGGCCGGGCACGATGTCGGACGGTCGGCGCGCGGTCGCCGGCGCCGTGTACGTTCCGACGTCGGGCGAGCTCTTCACGGCGTGGGAGGGCGGCGGGGCGCACCTCGACGGCGAACGGCTCCCGGGGCCGGCCGACACCGAACTCGGCCGGACGCTGCTCGCCACCGGCTTCGGGTACACCGTTGAGCGCCGCACCGAGCAGGTCGAGGTGCTGCGCCACGTACTCCCCCGCGTTCGCGACATCCGCCGCATGGGGTCTGCCGCGGTGGACCTGTGCATGCTCGCCGCGGGCCGGGTCGATGCGTACTACGAGCGTGGCCTACAGCCGTGGGACTACGCGGCGGCCGCGCTCATCGCGCGGGAGTCGGGTGCCGTCGTCCGCGGCCTCGGAGACGCGCTGCCCGGCGAGGAGCTCCTCATCGCGGGCACGCCGCGCATCTCGGCGGAACTCGCGACACTCATCGAGGAGGCCTACCGCGGCATGTAG